Proteins from a single region of Elusimicrobiota bacterium:
- a CDS encoding MoxR family ATPase: MTATKDLELAEKLQAARRDILEQLGRAVIGQGEAVDQLLTALFAGGHCLLVGVPGLAKTLLLSSLARILDLEFQRIQFTPDLMPSDITGTEVLQEDPQTRERSFRFVKGPVFANLVLADEINRTPPKTQAALLQAMQERQVTAGGRTHALPLPFFVMATQNPIEQEGTYPLPEAQLDRFFLQVNIDYPPLEDEKRIVVETTGAQTVELRKTLGGPEVLALQDIVRRVPVTSAVVDLAVGLARRTRPHEAGSPDFVRRWVSWGAGPRASQALILGAKARALLSGRLAVDASDVLAIARPILRHRLVLNFQAEAEGVRVDELIGRLL; encoded by the coding sequence ATGACCGCCACCAAAGACCTTGAACTCGCCGAGAAGCTCCAGGCCGCCCGCCGCGACATCCTCGAGCAGCTGGGCCGGGCGGTCATCGGCCAGGGCGAGGCCGTCGACCAGCTCCTCACCGCGCTCTTCGCCGGCGGCCACTGCCTGCTCGTGGGCGTCCCGGGCCTGGCGAAGACGCTGCTGCTCTCGAGCCTCGCGCGCATCCTCGACCTCGAGTTCCAGCGCATCCAGTTCACGCCGGACCTCATGCCCTCCGACATCACCGGGACCGAGGTGCTCCAGGAGGACCCGCAGACCCGCGAGCGTTCCTTCCGCTTCGTGAAGGGGCCCGTCTTCGCGAACCTCGTGCTCGCCGACGAGATCAACCGCACCCCGCCCAAGACCCAGGCCGCGCTGCTTCAGGCGATGCAGGAGCGCCAGGTCACCGCGGGCGGCCGCACGCACGCGCTGCCGCTCCCCTTCTTCGTCATGGCGACGCAGAACCCCATCGAGCAGGAGGGCACCTATCCCCTCCCCGAGGCGCAGCTCGACCGCTTCTTCCTCCAGGTGAACATCGACTATCCCCCGCTCGAGGACGAGAAGCGCATCGTCGTCGAGACCACCGGCGCGCAGACCGTCGAGCTGCGCAAGACCCTCGGCGGCCCCGAGGTCCTCGCGCTGCAGGACATCGTCCGGCGCGTGCCCGTGACCTCCGCCGTCGTGGACCTCGCCGTCGGCCTCGCCCGCCGTACGCGCCCGCACGAGGCCGGCAGCCCGGATTTCGTGCGGCGCTGGGTCTCCTGGGGCGCCGGTCCCCGCGCGAGCCAGGCCCTCATCCTGGGCGCGAAGGCCCGGGCGCTGCTCTCCGGCCGGCTCGCCGTCGACGCCTCCGACGTGCTCGCCATCGCGCGGCCCATCCTGCGCCACCGCCTCGTCCTCAACTTCCAGGCCGAGGCCGAGGGCGTGCGGGTCGACGAGCTCATCGGCCGCCTCCTCTAA
- a CDS encoding MotA/TolQ/ExbB proton channel family protein — protein MIYLYRLKAYLLSGGFTLLPLVLLSVYSLALAWERYRFFRRSLDGLPRFLERMRALVVDDKLKDALALCRQYPGMASSVVQAALVGPTGKEERLNAVERAIGRQTARLEERLAILGTLGSIAPFIGLFGTVLGVMRAFKDLAHATGAGPGVVAVGISEALIATAAGLFVAIPAVVAYNYFTTKANHFADEMRWVSEEVLDRLTEKTPS, from the coding sequence ATGATTTACCTCTACCGTCTGAAGGCGTATCTCCTCTCGGGCGGCTTCACCCTGCTGCCGCTGGTGCTGCTCTCCGTCTACTCGCTCGCCCTCGCCTGGGAGCGCTACCGCTTCTTCCGCCGCTCCCTCGACGGACTGCCGCGCTTCCTCGAGCGCATGCGGGCCCTCGTCGTCGACGACAAGCTCAAGGACGCCCTCGCGCTCTGCCGCCAGTACCCGGGGATGGCCTCCAGCGTCGTGCAGGCCGCCCTCGTCGGCCCGACCGGCAAGGAGGAGCGCCTCAACGCCGTCGAGCGCGCCATCGGCCGCCAGACCGCGCGGCTCGAGGAGCGCCTCGCCATCCTCGGCACGCTCGGGAGCATCGCGCCCTTCATCGGCCTCTTCGGCACCGTGCTCGGCGTCATGCGCGCCTTCAAGGACCTCGCGCACGCCACCGGCGCGGGCCCGGGCGTCGTCGCCGTCGGCATCTCCGAGGCCCTCATCGCGACCGCGGCCGGCCTTTTCGTGGCGATCCCCGCCGTCGTGGCCTATAACTACTTCACGACGAAGGCCAACCACTTCGCCGACGAGATGCGCTGGGTGAGCGAAGAGGTCCTCGACCGCCTCACCGAGAAGACCCCCTCATGA
- a CDS encoding protein kinase: MSRRPALAALLVLALAPAAPGTARAQRTGSYGATEDPAAQQVQQALLKTQMGKNGVAAAEQAQNQASAAMVSATNNTARQPGQDIQGLQGAIGGIQQAQKEYEKALAEKQKADENYRKNGSDYLKAEEAYAREHGRPYNQNEYLRWKQVLGSYGASPAASTVGGGPSGGGVEYSRPANTAVYTPPALGESNNVKGAVGPASSAREKEAKAAKAAARTGAKEPWLDRKILISDSQTLESLGKGSAQYDGAAADAQLRSGDSQGALRTVERDIARRPFDAGPRVMKARILNKMKRWKEAEESAKKAVELDPERGDAYERLTEAQLMQGKYEEAKANATAALRLNPENAYAHHLRALAQEGLGRKDRLIRDLERAAELDPERFASELEAARAGVRLFDPNSEDAWQLIEAVAATRPLRRRTPRLALLLFFGGLAGAGFMLLHFSRAARKPRAAPPPSDWPEAGEAVAASVVGKYELMRVIGRGGMGQVWEARDTSLERRVAVKRLSESASFSADARAAALREARTLAALKHPHIVDIYEILDRPEGLYLVFELLTGRTVQQILAERRRIPPGETRRILEGVCDALAFAHAKGIVHRDLKPSNIMVGERGHVKVMDFGIARQIVPGSKAVEQMEPEDLVGEEAGGPRLDEALLARTRSIQGTPAYMPPEADEGLYSAVSDVYSLGVCLYEMLTGRAPFGPDAGLQKVEKAFAPPSALVPGLPKEADALVDEALEPAWRKRLALIDFRARLALLGRLPEPSSKVEPVPPPAETPPPDEPVEEGVTDLLADPTAEGSADEGPQDPPQAPPSTPQA, encoded by the coding sequence ATGAGCCGGCGACCGGCCCTCGCCGCCCTCCTCGTCCTCGCGCTGGCGCCGGCGGCGCCCGGGACGGCGCGCGCCCAGCGCACCGGCTCGTACGGCGCGACCGAGGACCCCGCCGCGCAGCAGGTCCAGCAGGCGCTGCTGAAGACCCAGATGGGGAAGAACGGGGTGGCGGCGGCCGAGCAGGCGCAGAACCAGGCGAGCGCCGCGATGGTCTCCGCGACGAACAACACCGCCAGGCAGCCGGGGCAGGACATCCAGGGGCTCCAAGGGGCCATCGGCGGCATCCAGCAGGCGCAGAAAGAGTACGAGAAGGCGCTCGCCGAGAAGCAGAAGGCCGACGAGAACTATCGGAAGAACGGCTCGGACTACCTCAAGGCCGAGGAGGCGTACGCGCGCGAGCACGGCCGCCCCTACAACCAGAACGAGTACCTCCGCTGGAAGCAGGTCCTCGGGAGCTACGGGGCCTCCCCCGCGGCCTCCACGGTCGGCGGCGGGCCCTCCGGCGGCGGCGTCGAGTACTCGCGCCCGGCGAACACCGCGGTCTACACCCCCCCGGCTCTGGGCGAGAGCAACAACGTCAAAGGGGCCGTCGGTCCCGCCTCCTCCGCGCGGGAGAAGGAGGCGAAGGCCGCGAAGGCCGCGGCCAGGACCGGGGCGAAGGAGCCCTGGCTCGACCGCAAGATCCTCATCTCGGACTCCCAGACGCTCGAATCCCTGGGCAAGGGGTCGGCGCAGTACGACGGAGCCGCCGCGGACGCGCAGCTGCGCTCCGGCGACTCGCAGGGCGCGCTGCGCACCGTCGAGCGCGACATCGCCCGGCGGCCCTTCGACGCCGGTCCCCGGGTCATGAAGGCGCGCATCCTCAACAAGATGAAGCGCTGGAAGGAGGCCGAGGAATCCGCCAAGAAGGCCGTCGAGCTCGACCCCGAACGCGGCGACGCCTACGAGCGGCTCACCGAAGCCCAGCTCATGCAGGGCAAGTACGAGGAGGCCAAAGCCAACGCGACGGCGGCCCTGCGGCTGAACCCCGAGAACGCCTACGCTCACCACCTGCGCGCCCTCGCCCAGGAGGGCCTCGGACGCAAGGACCGGCTGATCCGGGACCTCGAACGCGCGGCCGAGCTCGACCCCGAACGCTTCGCCTCCGAGCTGGAGGCGGCCCGGGCCGGGGTGCGGCTCTTCGACCCGAACTCCGAGGACGCGTGGCAGCTCATCGAGGCCGTCGCGGCGACCCGCCCGCTGCGCCGGCGCACGCCGCGCCTCGCCCTGCTCCTCTTCTTCGGCGGCCTCGCGGGAGCGGGGTTCATGCTCCTGCATTTCTCGCGCGCGGCCAGGAAGCCGCGGGCGGCTCCGCCTCCGTCCGACTGGCCGGAGGCCGGGGAGGCGGTCGCCGCCTCCGTCGTCGGGAAATACGAGCTGATGCGCGTCATCGGCCGCGGCGGCATGGGGCAGGTCTGGGAGGCGCGAGACACCTCGCTCGAGCGGCGCGTCGCCGTCAAGCGCCTCTCGGAGTCCGCGTCCTTCAGCGCCGACGCGCGGGCCGCGGCCTTGCGCGAGGCCCGCACGCTCGCCGCGCTCAAGCATCCCCACATCGTGGACATCTACGAGATCCTCGACCGTCCGGAGGGCCTCTACCTCGTCTTCGAGCTCCTCACCGGGAGGACCGTGCAGCAGATCCTCGCGGAGCGCCGGCGCATCCCTCCCGGCGAGACGCGCCGCATCCTCGAGGGCGTCTGCGACGCGCTCGCCTTCGCCCACGCGAAGGGGATCGTGCATCGCGACCTCAAGCCCTCGAACATCATGGTCGGCGAGCGCGGGCATGTGAAGGTCATGGACTTCGGCATCGCGAGGCAGATCGTCCCCGGCTCGAAGGCCGTCGAGCAGATGGAGCCCGAGGACCTCGTCGGGGAGGAGGCCGGGGGCCCCCGTCTCGACGAAGCCCTGCTCGCGCGCACCCGCAGCATCCAGGGGACCCCGGCCTACATGCCGCCGGAGGCCGACGAGGGGCTCTACTCCGCCGTCTCCGACGTCTACTCGCTGGGCGTCTGCCTCTACGAGATGCTCACCGGCCGAGCCCCCTTCGGCCCCGACGCGGGGCTGCAGAAGGTGGAGAAGGCCTTCGCCCCGCCCAGCGCCCTGGTCCCGGGCCTGCCCAAGGAAGCCGACGCGCTCGTCGACGAGGCGCTCGAGCCGGCCTGGCGCAAGCGCCTGGCCCTCATCGATTTCCGCGCGCGCCTCGCCCTGCTCGGCCGCCTGCCCGAGCCTTCGTCCAAGGTGGAGCCTGTCCCCCCGCCGGCGGAGACCCCGCCGCCCGACGAGCCCGTCGAGGAGGGCGTCACGGACCTTCTGGCGGACCCTACCGCCGAGGGTTCAGCCGATGAAGGTCCCCAGGACCCTCCCCAAGCGCCTCCGTCGACTCCCCAGGCGTAG
- a CDS encoding serine hydrolase produces MRFLLGALLLALPASNAGARPPAPKSRRAHARTAAPPAAKAPVRVRYDVSYFRSADPAAVLERRRTLGEVFGSSLLKKLRIVRFEEGYALLYPRRGNEAGARQTAEGHGRVLSARGLGEALVVEHRDWIELPEREVRALAKKRPTPSPVMLPLPPAVSAPAAPSAPSTGTAAAAPFPSPALQAAATAPAPSSPMTTATPPAAPLPSHGREGGGEAAGGTDISTDLPAAVGGSSLAVVAASTAPAADTAPVAAFPAYTPEQRAAAVELRSRLESTLQQYIDQLRRMKRISSDEQTAWYVFDFTSGEKLVEINTDVKLQAASLIKPFIALAFMHEVREGRLAYDDDARRRFEKMIQHSSNIQTNWAMQKLGGPKEVERLLREHYGHVLKEIELVEYIPAGGRTYKNKASVADYGRFLFALWKDELPGAEEIKRLMALPKRDRLHTRTEVPDDAEVYSKTGSTSRLCGDIGVLSIQGPDGRRYAYAVIGIIEKKHSARNYFRWLRARGNIIREISSLVYRGVGTLHGIPSAQ; encoded by the coding sequence ATGCGCTTCCTCCTCGGCGCGCTGTTGCTCGCGCTCCCGGCCTCCAACGCCGGAGCCCGGCCCCCGGCCCCGAAGTCCCGCCGTGCCCACGCCCGAACCGCCGCCCCGCCGGCGGCGAAAGCGCCGGTCCGCGTGCGCTACGACGTCTCCTACTTCCGGAGCGCGGACCCCGCCGCGGTCCTCGAACGGCGCAGGACGCTGGGAGAGGTCTTCGGCTCCTCCCTGCTCAAGAAGCTGCGCATCGTCCGCTTCGAGGAGGGCTACGCGCTGCTCTACCCGCGCCGGGGCAACGAGGCCGGCGCCCGCCAGACGGCGGAGGGACACGGCCGCGTCCTCTCCGCGCGAGGACTCGGCGAAGCGCTCGTCGTCGAACACCGCGACTGGATCGAGTTGCCCGAGCGCGAAGTGCGCGCGCTGGCGAAGAAGCGGCCGACGCCTAGCCCCGTCATGCTCCCGCTCCCGCCGGCCGTCTCGGCTCCGGCCGCGCCGTCCGCCCCCTCGACCGGGACGGCGGCCGCCGCGCCCTTTCCGAGCCCCGCCCTCCAGGCCGCCGCGACGGCTCCCGCGCCCTCCTCCCCGATGACGACGGCGACCCCGCCTGCCGCCCCTCTCCCATCCCATGGGAGAGAGGGTGGGGGTGAGGCGGCCGGAGGCACCGACATCTCCACGGACCTGCCCGCGGCGGTCGGCGGCTCGTCGCTCGCCGTCGTCGCCGCGTCCACCGCCCCCGCCGCCGACACCGCCCCCGTCGCCGCGTTCCCGGCGTACACCCCGGAACAGCGGGCCGCCGCCGTCGAGCTGCGCAGCCGGCTCGAGTCCACGCTCCAGCAGTACATCGACCAGCTGCGCCGCATGAAGCGCATCTCCTCCGACGAGCAGACGGCATGGTACGTCTTCGATTTCACGAGCGGGGAGAAGCTCGTCGAGATCAATACGGACGTCAAGCTGCAGGCCGCGAGCCTCATCAAGCCCTTCATCGCGCTCGCTTTCATGCACGAGGTCCGGGAAGGCCGCCTCGCCTACGACGACGACGCGCGCCGGCGCTTCGAGAAGATGATCCAGCATTCGAGCAACATCCAGACGAACTGGGCGATGCAGAAGCTGGGAGGCCCCAAGGAGGTGGAGCGGCTCCTGCGCGAGCACTACGGGCACGTCCTCAAGGAGATCGAACTCGTCGAGTACATCCCCGCGGGAGGACGCACCTACAAGAACAAGGCGTCGGTGGCGGACTACGGGCGCTTCCTCTTCGCCCTCTGGAAGGACGAGCTCCCGGGCGCCGAGGAGATCAAGCGTCTCATGGCGCTGCCCAAGCGCGACCGCCTGCACACGCGCACCGAGGTCCCCGACGACGCCGAGGTCTACAGCAAGACGGGCAGCACGAGCCGTCTCTGCGGAGACATCGGCGTCCTCTCCATCCAGGGTCCCGACGGACGCCGCTACGCGTACGCCGTCATCGGCATCATCGAGAAGAAGCACTCCGCGCGCAACTACTTCCGCTGGCTGCGCGCGCGCGGCAACATCATCCGCGAGATCTCCAGCCTCGTCTACCGCGGCGTCGGCACCCTCCACGGCATCCCCTCCGCCCAGTAG
- a CDS encoding peptide chain release factor-like protein yields MKINEDFGVRPEKLQALRERIARLGLDLSKVEESFTRGGGKGGQKVNKSANCVLLRYAPLELVVRCHRERSRSLNRFLALRELVDRAEMLLSPETSERLKEFEKIRNRKRRREQKRGESS; encoded by the coding sequence GTGAAGATCAACGAAGACTTCGGCGTCCGACCCGAGAAGCTCCAGGCCCTGCGCGAGAGGATCGCGCGGCTCGGCCTCGACCTGTCCAAAGTCGAGGAGAGCTTCACCCGCGGCGGGGGGAAGGGCGGCCAGAAGGTCAACAAGAGCGCCAACTGCGTCCTGCTGCGCTACGCGCCGCTGGAGCTCGTCGTCCGCTGCCACCGCGAGCGCAGCCGCTCGCTCAACCGATTTCTGGCGCTGCGGGAGCTGGTGGACCGCGCGGAGATGCTGCTCTCGCCGGAGACTTCCGAGAGGCTGAAGGAGTTCGAGAAGATCAGGAATCGGAAGCGACGACGAGAACAAAAGAGGGGGGAGAGCTCATAA
- a CDS encoding biopolymer transporter ExbD yields the protein MIHKVQRRRIMADMNLIPLIDVSLILVIIFMILTPVLVQSQLTVRLPSSTAGSPVPVESTVRVQLGRDGRVTVDGRDVRPDRLERELALLLGGAASKTLLVQADRVVEVERVVRVLDAAKKLGVGKLGIAVVPEG from the coding sequence ATGATCCACAAGGTCCAGCGGCGCCGCATCATGGCGGACATGAACCTCATCCCGCTCATCGACGTCTCGCTCATCCTCGTCATCATCTTCATGATCCTCACCCCGGTCCTCGTGCAGTCGCAGCTCACCGTGCGCCTGCCCTCCTCGACCGCGGGCTCCCCGGTCCCCGTCGAGTCCACCGTGCGCGTTCAGCTCGGACGCGACGGACGCGTGACCGTGGACGGGCGCGACGTGCGGCCCGACCGCCTGGAGCGGGAGCTCGCGCTCCTGCTCGGCGGCGCCGCCTCCAAGACGCTGCTCGTCCAGGCCGACCGGGTCGTCGAGGTCGAGCGCGTCGTCCGCGTGCTCGACGCCGCCAAGAAGCTCGGCGTCGGCAAGCTCGGCATCGCGGTGGTGCCGGAAGGATGA
- a CDS encoding TonB family protein, which yields MTTAVRLSPRDAAREVLRDAGLGDAALNPFLLRSALAHGAAAVALFALVQAHWVKPEQVYRIDFIGATGTIQNRDREAGARPSAPPAARPAAAKPAPLRDPDAFPVRRLQRSLPRPSILESPDAKPERRTAPAPAAEAPPSASKGLSVGPGSGGSVAPDMPNFPYPWYLTSMRSSLWDRWAKRMPDLAGECGIAFTVLRDGGVVDLLIETSSGDGGFDYAALSAAREAGPFPPLPSGFPEPFLRVHVNFRSG from the coding sequence ATGACGACCGCCGTCCGCCTGAGCCCCCGGGACGCCGCGCGGGAGGTCCTGCGCGACGCGGGGCTCGGCGACGCCGCCCTCAACCCGTTCCTGCTGCGCTCCGCCCTCGCCCACGGCGCCGCCGCCGTCGCCCTCTTCGCGCTCGTGCAGGCGCACTGGGTGAAGCCGGAGCAGGTCTACCGCATCGACTTCATCGGCGCGACCGGGACCATCCAGAACCGCGACCGCGAGGCCGGCGCGAGGCCCTCCGCCCCGCCGGCCGCCCGGCCGGCCGCCGCGAAGCCCGCGCCGCTGCGGGACCCCGACGCCTTCCCCGTCCGGCGCCTGCAGCGCTCGCTGCCTCGCCCGAGCATCCTCGAAAGCCCCGACGCGAAGCCCGAGCGCCGGACCGCCCCGGCCCCCGCCGCCGAGGCGCCGCCCTCCGCCTCCAAGGGCCTCTCGGTCGGGCCGGGGTCGGGCGGCTCCGTCGCCCCGGACATGCCCAACTTCCCGTACCCGTGGTACCTGACCTCGATGCGCTCCTCCCTGTGGGACCGCTGGGCGAAGCGGATGCCGGACCTCGCCGGCGAGTGCGGCATCGCGTTCACCGTCCTGCGCGACGGCGGGGTCGTGGACCTCCTCATCGAGACGAGCTCGGGAGACGGCGGCTTCGACTATGCCGCGCTCAGCGCCGCGCGCGAGGCCGGGCCTTTCCCTCCCCTGCCCTCCGGCTTCCCGGAGCCCTTCCTCCGCGTGCACGTCAACTTCCGTTCGGGATGA
- a CDS encoding S8 family peptidase: MFLNIAAAFVLGAFAFVPYAAAQATARPGIRQQTPTQIVTFSAQVPPQERRRLVEAAGAVVVRELPFIDALVVRMPAFHPDAVQLVAAAPGVEGYEDNVYRKWIELAAPSLSSVEIPSVSEVLRTARANADIVPKAPLITGEVPWGISRVHAPQTWTRTQGAGVKVGVIDTGVDCTHPDLRANCAGGYNVLDPTAKPVDDQGHGTHVAGTIAAVKDGQGVVGVAPKARIYAIKVLDAEGGGSIEGIIQGLQWAAENRMQVVNMSLGGPGTAALKKAVVNAYKAGVTIVAAAGNDPNAPVSAPAQYPQSIAVSASTIDDKLAFFSTTGPEVAVIGPGHEIMSCKMGGGTTKMSGTSMATPHIAGLAALAVAAGASSPSAVRAALVGAAEKLPALTATQQGAGMPLADNM, translated from the coding sequence ATGTTCCTCAACATCGCAGCCGCATTTGTGCTGGGTGCGTTCGCGTTCGTCCCGTACGCGGCCGCCCAGGCGACGGCCCGTCCCGGGATCCGGCAGCAGACGCCTACGCAGATCGTGACGTTCAGCGCGCAGGTCCCGCCGCAGGAGCGGCGGCGGCTCGTGGAGGCCGCGGGCGCCGTGGTGGTCCGCGAGCTCCCGTTCATCGACGCCCTCGTCGTGCGCATGCCGGCCTTCCATCCGGACGCCGTCCAGCTGGTCGCCGCGGCTCCCGGAGTGGAGGGCTACGAGGACAACGTCTACAGGAAGTGGATCGAGCTCGCCGCCCCTTCGCTGAGCTCCGTGGAGATCCCCTCGGTGAGCGAGGTCCTCAGGACCGCGCGGGCCAACGCCGACATCGTCCCCAAGGCCCCCCTCATCACCGGGGAAGTCCCCTGGGGCATCTCCCGCGTGCACGCGCCGCAGACCTGGACCCGCACCCAGGGCGCGGGCGTGAAGGTGGGCGTCATCGACACCGGCGTGGACTGCACCCACCCCGACCTGCGCGCCAACTGCGCGGGCGGCTACAACGTCCTGGACCCGACGGCCAAGCCGGTCGACGACCAGGGGCACGGGACACACGTCGCCGGCACCATCGCGGCGGTCAAGGACGGTCAGGGGGTCGTGGGCGTCGCTCCCAAGGCCCGCATCTACGCCATCAAGGTGCTCGACGCCGAAGGCGGCGGCTCCATCGAGGGCATCATCCAGGGCCTCCAGTGGGCGGCGGAGAACCGCATGCAGGTGGTCAACATGAGCCTCGGCGGCCCCGGGACGGCCGCGCTCAAGAAGGCCGTCGTGAACGCCTACAAGGCCGGCGTCACGATCGTCGCGGCGGCGGGCAACGACCCGAACGCGCCGGTCTCGGCGCCCGCGCAGTATCCGCAGTCCATCGCGGTGAGCGCGAGCACCATCGACGACAAGCTGGCGTTCTTCTCCACGACCGGTCCCGAGGTGGCGGTCATCGGACCCGGCCACGAGATCATGTCGTGCAAGATGGGCGGCGGCACGACCAAGATGTCGGGGACCTCGATGGCGACCCCGCACATCGCCGGCCTCGCCGCGCTGGCCGTGGCCGCGGGCGCGTCGAGCCCGAGCGCGGTGCGCGCGGCGCTCGTCGGAGCGGCGGAGAAGCTCCCCGCGCTGACGGCGACCCAGCAGGGTGCTGGAATGCCCCTGGCTGATAATATGTGA
- a CDS encoding protein kinase, with translation MRRSTAFAALVTVFFVAGTVPAHAGEAKENYQNGFAIGDAKCGKLCGIGAGIVNALSGGKLEDAANKKKEAAAASASATGQVPGGGAVPATNGTPSSDYGGPNPYGTPNQGGSRGGASSGIDQIPYPQSSGGTGQVDADASDGDKGSFDYVTRDGGSSDGKDDSQDPQGVVNPRGIKIPNVDVGRAVTGTGISEALARERARLKLGKIPLPKDEPVEGGGGSAGGGLPPGGGEDAEGSRPSASGVPFDERGIAMPNVARDGNAQAKERSAAYLNSAETKNKMGDFAGVVEDADRSLQSFANARAYTLKAVALGRLAGKARDAQSRTSLFQRSEEAALAAVRLVRDNPAAREAAAWAQLNLGRYQDAVASATEALRLNPNSAMAHAIRAYALEGLGRREEMLADIEEAARLDPTRFGEQLRAARAGEKLFDARGDDSWQLFDAMTGRRHGGGASGAVYAGALLLALLLVAGGAWLLWGRRAAAPAGAGLSAARAADDDTSGLLAGKYQLSRIIGKGGMGQVWEAQDQSLDRIVAVKKMSIGGEFEGKARELYLKEARTLAALHHPNIVDIYEILDLPNGLYLVFELLTGKTVQQMLAEQKRLPFKQSREILRPVCEALDFAHGRAVVHRDLKPSNIMVTEQGFVKVMDFGIARSIGEKGATQPPSPLGAAPSPLLMARTQTVAGTPAYMAPEAAGGVVSPAADVYALGVCLYEMVTGELPFGLQGVLSKQDKTWVKASLRVPGLSPEIDDLLARSMTLRIEDRLKNAREFRAALEAVRENTSLA, from the coding sequence ATGCGCCGCTCGACCGCTTTCGCCGCACTCGTGACCGTGTTTTTCGTCGCGGGAACAGTCCCCGCTCATGCGGGGGAAGCCAAGGAGAACTACCAGAACGGCTTCGCCATCGGCGACGCCAAGTGCGGGAAGCTCTGCGGCATCGGCGCCGGCATCGTCAACGCCCTCAGCGGCGGCAAGCTCGAGGATGCCGCGAACAAGAAGAAGGAGGCGGCCGCCGCTTCGGCCTCGGCGACCGGGCAGGTCCCCGGCGGCGGCGCCGTCCCCGCGACCAACGGCACGCCCTCCTCGGACTACGGCGGCCCGAACCCGTACGGCACGCCGAATCAGGGCGGCTCGAGAGGCGGCGCGTCATCCGGCATCGACCAGATCCCCTATCCACAGTCCTCGGGCGGCACGGGCCAGGTGGACGCGGACGCGAGCGACGGCGACAAGGGCAGTTTCGACTACGTGACGCGCGATGGCGGCTCCTCCGACGGGAAGGACGATTCCCAGGACCCGCAGGGCGTGGTGAACCCTCGCGGGATCAAGATCCCCAACGTGGACGTCGGCCGGGCGGTCACCGGCACGGGCATCTCCGAAGCGCTCGCGCGCGAGCGCGCGCGGCTCAAGCTCGGCAAGATCCCCCTGCCCAAGGACGAGCCGGTCGAGGGCGGCGGCGGCTCGGCGGGAGGAGGACTCCCCCCCGGCGGCGGCGAGGACGCAGAGGGCTCCCGCCCCTCCGCGTCGGGGGTCCCCTTCGACGAGCGCGGCATCGCGATGCCCAACGTCGCGCGCGACGGGAACGCGCAGGCCAAGGAGCGCAGCGCCGCGTACCTGAACTCCGCCGAGACGAAGAACAAGATGGGCGATTTCGCCGGGGTCGTCGAGGACGCCGACCGCTCCCTCCAGAGCTTCGCGAACGCGCGCGCCTACACGCTCAAGGCGGTCGCGCTCGGGCGCCTCGCGGGGAAGGCCCGCGACGCCCAGTCCCGGACCTCGCTCTTCCAGCGCTCGGAGGAGGCGGCGCTCGCGGCCGTGCGCCTCGTCCGCGACAATCCCGCCGCGCGGGAGGCGGCCGCCTGGGCGCAGCTCAACCTCGGCCGCTATCAGGACGCGGTGGCCAGCGCCACCGAGGCCCTGCGTCTGAACCCCAACAGCGCGATGGCGCACGCGATCCGCGCCTACGCCCTGGAAGGCCTGGGGCGGCGCGAGGAGATGCTCGCCGACATCGAGGAGGCGGCGCGGCTCGATCCGACCCGCTTCGGCGAACAGCTGCGCGCGGCGCGCGCCGGCGAGAAGCTCTTCGACGCGCGCGGCGACGACAGCTGGCAGCTCTTCGACGCGATGACGGGCCGGCGCCACGGAGGAGGAGCCTCGGGGGCGGTCTACGCCGGGGCGCTGCTGCTCGCGCTGCTGCTCGTCGCCGGCGGCGCATGGCTGCTCTGGGGCCGCCGCGCCGCCGCTCCCGCGGGCGCCGGCCTCTCCGCGGCGCGCGCGGCCGACGACGACACGAGCGGCCTGCTCGCGGGCAAGTACCAGCTCTCCCGCATCATCGGCAAGGGCGGCATGGGCCAGGTCTGGGAGGCGCAGGACCAGTCCCTCGACCGCATCGTGGCCGTCAAGAAGATGTCGATCGGAGGAGAGTTCGAGGGCAAGGCGCGCGAGCTCTATCTCAAGGAGGCGCGCACGCTCGCCGCACTGCACCATCCGAACATCGTCGACATCTACGAGATCCTGGACCTCCCCAACGGTCTCTACCTGGTCTTCGAGCTCCTGACCGGGAAGACGGTCCAGCAGATGCTCGCCGAGCAGAAGCGGCTGCCCTTCAAGCAGTCGCGGGAGATCCTGCGCCCCGTCTGCGAGGCCCTGGACTTCGCCCACGGCCGGGCGGTGGTGCACCGGGACCTCAAGCCCTCGAACATCATGGTCACCGAACAGGGCTTCGTGAAGGTCATGGACTTCGGCATCGCCCGGAGCATCGGAGAGAAGGGCGCGACCCAGCCCCCCTCCCCGCTCGGGGCCGCCCCCTCGCCGCTCCTGATGGCGCGCACCCAGACCGTGGCCGGGACCCCGGCCTACATGGCGCCCGAGGCCGCCGGCGGGGTCGTCTCCCCCGCCGCCGACGTCTACGCGCTGGGCGTCTGCCTCTACGAGATGGTCACCGGTGAGCTTCCCTTCGGTCTGCAGGGAGTCCTCTCGAAGCAGGACAAGACCTGGGTGAAGGCCTCCCTCCGCGTCCCGGGCCTCTCGCCCGAGATCGACGACCTCCTCGCGCGCAGCATGACGCTGCGCATCGAGGACCGCCTCAAGAACGCCCGCGAGTTCCGCGCCGCGCTCGAGGCGGTCCGGGAGAATACGTCCCTGGCATGA